Within Pseudomonas paeninsulae, the genomic segment GGGACGTTTCATCAAGGAATACCTGCTCTGAATAGAAATCTGCGAGCCATTATAGGGCGCGTGCGCCAGCAACGACATGCCGAATTGGGAGCGGCCGACGCACTGCGCTACAATCTCGCGCCTTTAACCATGAAACTTGCGCCGCGCGCAGCGCCGGATCAGGGCGGCGAGCGTACCCTGCCGGCTTTCATGATTCCACGGGCCCTGCATGGCAGGCCCGTCAGTACCGACTTTCCGCGAGGTTCGCCCATGATCCACAGCATGACCGCCTTCGCCCGCGCCGAGCAGGCCGGGACCAATGGCACCCTGACCTGGGAGCTGCGCTCGGTCAACCACCGCTACCTGGAGCCGCACCTGCGCCTGCCGGACGCCTTCCGCGACCTCGAAGGCGCAGTGCGCGAAGCGCTGCGCAACGGCCTGTCGCGCGGCAAAGTCGAATGCACCCTGCGCGTCGCCGAAGACAGCGCCGGCAAGCCACTGCAAGTGGACCGCGAGCGCGCCGCCCAACTGGTCGCCGCCGCAGAAAGCGTCGCCAGCCTGATCAAGCATCCGGCGCCACTCAACCCACTGGAAATCTTGAGCTGGCCCGGGGTGTTGGTCGCCGATGCCGCTGACCCACAAGCACTCAACAAAGCCGCCCTGAGCCTGTTCAAGCAAGCATTGGACGAGCTAAAGCAAAGCCGCTCGCGCGAAGGTAGCGAACTGGCCAAGCTGCTTAACGAGCGCCTGGACAGCATAGACGGCGAAGTTGCCGCCCTGCGCGAGCTGGTGCCGCAGATGCTTGCCCTGCAACGCCAGAAAATCCTCGACCGCAGCGCCGAGCTACAGGCCGAACTTGACCCGCAGCGCCTGGAGCAGGAGCTGGTGATCCTCGCGCAGAAAAGCGATGTCGCCGAAGAGCTGGATCGCCTGAGCACCCACGTCAGCGAAGTGCGCCGCGTACTCAAGACCGGCGGCGCAGCCGGCCGGCGCCTGGACTTCCTGATGCAGGAACTCAACCGAGAAGCCAACACCCTCGGTTCCAAGGCCTTCGACACCCGCAGCACCCAGGCGGCGGTCAACCTCAAGGTGCTGATCGAGCAGATGCGCGAACAAGTGCAGAACATCGAATAAATACTGCTGCGCCAGGCTATGCCGCGTTGAAATGAAGCAACGCGGAGTAACAGCCAAAGGCTGGCCCGCAAGGATGTGGGAAATGCCGCTACTCGCAGGAAATGGGTCCGGCCCCAGCCGGCGCCCGCTACGTGCTTAAGACCTGAAAGAACAGAACAGACAGCCCCAGGAAGCTCTTATGGCCATCACCACCGGCACCCTCTACATCATTTCCGCCCCATCCGGCGCCGGCAAGACCAGCTTGGTCAAGGCGCTGATCGACAGCGAACCACAGATCCGCGTATCGGTCTCGCACACCACACGCGCCATGCGCCCAGGCGAGGCGGAGGGGGTGAATTACCACTTCACTAGCCGCGACCAGTTTCAGGCGATGATCGACAACAGTGAACTGCTCGAGCACGCCGAAGTATTCGGCAACCTCTACGGCACGTCACAAGCCTGGGTCGAGCAGACGCTCATCGACGGCTACGATCTGATTCTGGAAATCGACTGGCAGGGCGCCCAGCAAGTGCGCCACCTGATGCCCCAATCCAAGTCCATCT encodes:
- a CDS encoding YicC/YloC family endoribonuclease codes for the protein MIHSMTAFARAEQAGTNGTLTWELRSVNHRYLEPHLRLPDAFRDLEGAVREALRNGLSRGKVECTLRVAEDSAGKPLQVDRERAAQLVAAAESVASLIKHPAPLNPLEILSWPGVLVADAADPQALNKAALSLFKQALDELKQSRSREGSELAKLLNERLDSIDGEVAALRELVPQMLALQRQKILDRSAELQAELDPQRLEQELVILAQKSDVAEELDRLSTHVSEVRRVLKTGGAAGRRLDFLMQELNREANTLGSKAFDTRSTQAAVNLKVLIEQMREQVQNIE
- the gmk gene encoding guanylate kinase is translated as MAITTGTLYIISAPSGAGKTSLVKALIDSEPQIRVSVSHTTRAMRPGEAEGVNYHFTSRDQFQAMIDNSELLEHAEVFGNLYGTSQAWVEQTLIDGYDLILEIDWQGAQQVRHLMPQSKSIFILPPTQEALRHRLTNRGQDSGEIIEQRMREAVSEMSHYVEYDYLLINDDFAHALSDLKAIFRANQLLQSPQQQRHRGLLSELLA